ATCCAATCTCTTACATAATGAATATAGACCTTATCTCCTATGTTCCACTCCTTCACACCTTCCCCAACCTTTGTTACTACTCCTGCTCCATCAGAAAGTGGCACATATGGATTTGGCAGTTCTGGTCCAAATGAACCATTTACAAGTATCAGATCTAGGTAGTTTAGCGAGGCCGCTTTAATGTTTACCTGAACTTCATTTCTAGCTGGATCTGAAACTTCAGTTTCCACTAATTTAAGATCTTCTATATCTCTTATATTTTGCTGCACTTGAATCATGTCATCAACCTTTCATTTCAATTTTTTGTTGTGATTTTTTCCACCTCAGATAGAACTTTCGGGAATTCTCTATACCCATCTGATTTCAAGAAATGCCCCCCGGTTTCAAGCTCAATCATTTTTGCATTTAATCTATGGGCTAAGTTTTCGATATGATCATATGGTACTATTGGATCATTCTTAGCTCCAATTACTACCACTGACTCCGTGATTTTTTGCAGACTATCAGTTTTTATTTCAGGGGTTAAAAAAGTATTCAGTTCAGGAAGCTTAGGAAGTGGTTCTAGAAAACCAGAAACTAAAATCAGCCCGCCCAATTCAATATCATTATTCTCTACTCTCCCCTTTTGTAGATGTTGTAACACTGTTACACAACCAAGGCTATGGGCTATTATGTAGACATTTTTATCATAATTTTTGATCTCTTCGTCAAGAGTTTTCAACCATTCAGCAGGATCTGGATTAGAAGAGTTTGGGAATTCCACTATGCTTGCTTCAAAATTTCTCATACGAAGCTCTTCCTTTAACCATTGGAACCAATGATCATTTGAACTTGCCCCATAACCATGTAGAATAAGTACCTTTGAATTTATTTGACTATTCCCTTCCATATTTTGACCTAGTACATTTAATGATAGACCTGAAATTATTATGAGCAGTATAGCTAGTACTTTAAAATGCATTTTAGACCTTACTAAATAGTTCATCGTACTTAATAGTCCCCTTTAGAATGCTTTTAAAATCTCTGTTTAGGAACTTTATCATGAATACATCGTCTGGAACATCAAATTCAGACTTAACTCCATATTTGGCAGATGACTCAAAGCCAAATTTGGAATAATACTCTTTATGCCCTAGTACAACCACTGCATCAATCTCTTGCTTCTTTAGAAATTTCAAACTTCTTCTAACTAACTTTGATCCTACCCCACTTTTTTGGTATTTCGGTAAAACGGCCATCGGACCTAAACCAAAGATTGAAATATTATTTTCCGGACCGTCAAGATAAACTGGAGTAAATAAAATGTGACCAATAACTTCTCCATCTTTAATAGCTACAAATGAGTAAAAGTTTGTGAGCTTTTCTCTAAGCTTATCAATCAAATTGGCTTCAGCATTACTTGGAAATGCCTTAATAGTTAAACTTGAGATAGTATCAATATGCTCGGGTCTTTCTTGTAACACTTTTATCATATACCAAAGCTCTTATTCGTTCATTTTATAAGTAGACGAATTATTTAGTTCAAAGACGAAGTTTGTGAAGACTCTACCGGAATTTCACACATTAAAAAATTCATGCATGTTTGTATAACATCTTCGTCCCATAGTATTCTGTAGTGACCTTTATTTTTTACACTAAACAGCTCTACATTCTTTGAATTGCCTGCAATTTTTTTTGCTCCTTTATAACTCAAAACTCTATCATCGATATCATGTACGAGCAAAATTCGTTCAATCGAGGTTTTTTTTATCAGATTGCTAATTTCAAGTTCAGAAATGTTTTTCTGGAATTTTTTAGAGATATATTTCATAAAATCGTCTTCCATCTTTTGATCAAAATTCAATAAAGTTGTAAAGCCTTTTAGGACGTCTTCAAATCTATTAGGAGAAGTTACCAGAATCAGGTTCTTAACTTTTAGATGGTCGTTCTGATGAAGTGCATATATCAAAGCAGCACTACCAAAGGAATGAGTAATTATTGTATCAGGTTGATCGAGCTCAATGATTTCTTTTATTACATTTGAAAATTCAATTATGTTAGTCAGCCATCCCTCACTTTTCCCATGTGCAGGCCCATCAAAAGACAGTATTTGGTATCCCCTTTTTAGTAATGGTTCTACAAATCCACCTAGTCCCCCGGCATTTGACTCCCAACCATGTATTAATAATGCATTCTTATCCCCATT
The genomic region above belongs to Gracilimonas sp. and contains:
- a CDS encoding N-acetyltransferase codes for the protein MIKVLQERPEHIDTISSLTIKAFPSNAEANLIDKLREKLTNFYSFVAIKDGEVIGHILFTPVYLDGPENNISIFGLGPMAVLPKYQKSGVGSKLVRRSLKFLKKQEIDAVVVLGHKEYYSKFGFESSAKYGVKSEFDVPDDVFMIKFLNRDFKSILKGTIKYDELFSKV
- a CDS encoding alpha/beta fold hydrolase, which produces MIKIISRIIKMIYALSPKFGTYSSFLLFNYPINKTVRNREKRVLESANTTSVSLDDKLIKVYWWGNGDKNALLIHGWESNAGGLGGFVEPLLKRGYQILSFDGPAHGKSEGWLTNIIEFSNVIKEIIELDQPDTIITHSFGSAALIYALHQNDHLKVKNLILVTSPNRFEDVLKGFTTLLNFDQKMEDDFMKYISKKFQKNISELEISNLIKKTSIERILLVHDIDDRVLSYKGAKKIAGNSKNVELFSVKNKGHYRILWDEDVIQTCMNFLMCEIPVESSQTSSLN
- a CDS encoding alpha/beta fold hydrolase, yielding MHFKVLAILLIIISGLSLNVLGQNMEGNSQINSKVLILHGYGASSNDHWFQWLKEELRMRNFEASIVEFPNSSNPDPAEWLKTLDEEIKNYDKNVYIIAHSLGCVTVLQHLQKGRVENNDIELGGLILVSGFLEPLPKLPELNTFLTPEIKTDSLQKITESVVVIGAKNDPIVPYDHIENLAHRLNAKMIELETGGHFLKSDGYREFPKVLSEVEKITTKN